In Rhodamnia argentea isolate NSW1041297 chromosome 1, ASM2092103v1, whole genome shotgun sequence, the genomic window aaattggcattggTGGCAACTGCATTTTCTACATAGCTATTTATGCTATACTTTCTTGCTTTTGGCAAGTCTCAGCGCCACCTCTTGTAGGTCTTTTATACAGAACTAACTATTTACTGTCTCTCAGTTGGTGCCTGCAGTCACAGAGCTTGTAGTTGCAGAGTTGATGTACTTGCAGTGGATGGATCCAAAAGAGCCAATATATCTTTACATAAATTCTACTGGAACAACTCGTGATGATGGTGAGACGGTGAGCTTCCATCTTTGTAGTGACTGATTTCGTACTGAATGTTCAAGCTTATAAATGGTCGAGACCTGACCTTTGCAAGGATACATGTTACTTGGTAAAGGAAAACAGTTTATTTCCTTAGAACTTTGTGTTGAAATTACAATCATTGCTGTGCAGGTGGGCATGGAGACCGAGGGTTTTGCCATTTATGATGCACTAATGCAACTAAAGAATGAGGTGAATTTTCTTACAATTGGCATCTATGGCTGTTAACTCTTCCAGTGACTTTCCAGTAATTATAGTAGGTACTTGATTAAATAGGGGCGGTGCTTGGTGGTGATTTTGGCTTTGTTTTACTTATCAAAGCTTAAAAAACTATGGATCACCTTGTTTTGTCAATACACTTCCAATGAATTTTACACTTGGatctaagaaaaaaatttgagagtTGAAGCGTTCTCTCGTTGATTTTGTTAAAGCAGATACATACAGTTGCCGTAGGTGCAGCTATAGGACATGCCTGTCTGCTACTTGCTTCGGGATCTAAgggtaaaaggtttatgatgcCACATGCCAAAGGTGCGTTGGTATTTTGTAGTCATCTGCTATGCTCTGCTCTCGTCCTTTTCTTGTCTGATGTCAACACAATATCGTTTCAGCAATGATCCAGCAACCTCGTGTTCCATCCTCCGGATTGATGCCAAGCAGCGATGTTCTTATTCGTGCAAAAGAGGTATATAGCGGTGTTCTGATGAGCTATACATATCCACAATGGACAATTGCTACTCCGTACAGAAGTTTATAAAATGTGTTGACTTGGAACAATTTTTGTAGGTGATAACCAATAGGGATACTCTTGTAAAGCTTTTGGCTAAGCACACTGGGAATgtgagcgctctctctctctctctctctctctctgtgtataTCTTAATTGGCAAGAGAATAACTAATGCTGCATCTGAATCATTCTAGTCCATAGAGACTGTAGCCACTGTCATGAGAAGACCTTATTACATGGACGCCACAAAGGCCAAAGAATTTGGTGTCATTGACAAGGTAAGACATCATTTAGGGTATTAATGGTGTCTTCTAGTGATTGTGCACGCCGTGTGGACTTATGTGAGGTTGCAATTCTGGTTCCAGATTCTTTGGCGTGGTCAGGAGAAGATAATGGCAGATGCAGCCCCTCCTGAGGACTGGGACAAGAATGCTGGCATTAAAGTTGTAGAcggattttaaaatttttccaacttTCAGATGGACAATTTTATGTAAGTTCCTGGCTTCTCGAAAGTACACATATTGTTGATGTTTAGCCAGATGATTGCCATGACAAAGCAAATAGACATTTTAAACTGTGGCTAGAAAACAGGAGAATTAAAATTATGTGATTCCTTGCTGCATGTCGAAAACCAGCCACAAATCCCTGGAATTCTTCCATATTCATACTGGAGAGAAACTGCTTTCCTAACaatctaatttcatttcttcatcAGATTGTGTTCTCCCCAAGGAGCATGCTCCTGCATGTAGAACATGTTTATTGATGCATAATATCTCACATGTTGGAGAAAATTATGGTGGCAGCAGAATCGATACCCttatgtttggtaaaaatagaTAAGCGGATGGTTTAAGGAAATCTGGAGGGGTCTggtaggattttctttttcttgcttctgGTGTGTGCCATTTCGTTGTTCTATTATTGGTTGAGTTCTATGTTTATCTTTTGGTAATATAAGAAATGATTGATGCAGAGGTCATGATCGGGGAACTTCTGTCTGACTCATTTTGGttctgttttgaatttttttttcttttttaactcgCTGATTTTCTGTCATACAGGATTAGTGTTGCGTCGTTGCTTAAACTCCTTTTTTCAGTGCAGGAAACTGTGCAATAAGGAACTTTGCATACATGAAACCTGAGAACTCAGACTATGGAGCATCATAGCCCCAGATCACTTGCAGGAGAAAAACTGCCTCTTGTAATTAGCAGTTCTCCTGGAAATTTTCAACGTCACGATCATCTGGACATTTCGCCAATGCACCAGGAACAGATCAAGGAAACCCTGCAAAATAGCGTGCGTATAATTAGGTTTCGTTTTAGCTTCAAATGGTGTAATAGTTTGGCCTGTAACAATGCTTCAACCTATTGAATTCTTTCGCGTTTCTTCAGCCTGTTTCGCATGCTGCTGGGTATTTCTTTTTCGATTCTGAATTTACGAGCTGTAGGATTTCACGACAGGTAGGCGCTCTATGACTGGATTTACTCATTAATCCCATCCGCGATtattccttttcattttaagATAAAACCGCTGTGCACGTATTCGAGCCGCCCACTTTGCAAAATCGGTTCTTGTCGCGTGTTTCCCCTTATGAAGTTTTTGTGCTATTTGCCTCTCCAGGTTCATAATTTGTCTTCGGTTGTtcaagaccctttttttttcaataggcAATGCATATAATGGAATAAATTGTAATTATTGGTTCTACAGTCAAACGAACGAATTTAATAAATACCTTCGAAGGTAAtatcatcattttattttaaatcgcGTGGTTTTAGGGGGAGGGTTAGTGGAAGAGCGTTTCCTAGATCAAGGACCGCCCGCCCAGCCTTTGAGCAGTTTCGTAGCTCCCATTTGCAGCAACCAAAATCCCCGCGAACATGGCCTCTCAGATGAACGGACGAGATTCCGTGTCGCCACCGTAACAACTCTGAGCCGACGCTCACCAGAACGAAATTATTCAGAATCAAGTGACAATCTatctgtgagagagagagagagctggttTGGGAACTCACGAGTCACGACGGCCTCCCAGGCCACACAGCGAAATCATTTCTCGTCTCGCAGAACGCGCACCCAGACGACGAGGTTCCTCCTTCACGCACCGTtctgccttctctctctctctctctctctctctctctctctctctctgcgaaaTCCATAGCCACATTCTCTCTCCTCGAGAGGAGAAACCGCcgtctcagagagagagagggagggggcaTGGCGGAGGAAGAAGCTCCGGAGGTCGAGCTCAGCGGCAAGCAGAAGAAGGAGATCGCCAAGTGGTTCCTCCTCAATTCCCCCTGCGGCGAAATCCAATACGTCGCCAAAGGTTCGCATTCTCTccctcttttgttcttttgtggtTCGTCGTTCTTGTTCATACGTTCGTTTGGTGTGATTGGCGTGGATCGTCGTTTCGAGTCCGCCTTGCAGATGTGAGATCGGTGCTGAACGACGATGGAGCGTACGACGAGGCAGCGTCGGAGGCGTTTCCTACTTATAACAAGGCTCAGATGATTTGCCTCGACTTGCCCCGGAGAATGGGAGAAGTAAGTCTCTAGATCCGCTTCGCTGGAGATTCGCTGAATCAGTGGTCACCTTCTGAATTAGTTGCTTTACACTATTGGTGATGATAATGCCCTGTTTCGTTCCCTTAAAGTTTGATCCtataaggaaaaaggaaattcgtTCCTGCCATTTGTGCTGGATGAGATGTATAAAAGCTCGCGTGCTGACGTCACTGTGCCTGTAGGTTCTGATTACATCATTTGGTGAGCTTGAGGAGAATCGGTTTCTTGATCCACGTACTGCGCAAGTTGGGATCGTCGACCATGTCAAGCAAGTAAGCGTTGCAACAGTTTTGCACAGCATACTGCAGTGCCGTCTTTGCTTTATTTGTGGCTTGCCGAAAAATCTTTTGTTATCTATCTGCATTCAATGAGTATATTGATGGAAGTCCAATTTGGTCCCGtgcatttgtttgttttttttggctACATAATTTTGGTTTCCCACATTATTCCTCCAGCTCATGCAGCATTGCTggttttctttccctctttggTTCTCGAGGATATTTGTATAATTATATGCGTTCCATTTCTCTGATTATCTGCTAATTTGGTTCAGGTTTGTACAGATGTGAGACCTGCAACTGATGAAGAGCTTCCATCTCCATATATTGAGGAATTTAGGTGCGTTTCTTGTTGCCTGATAGGCCCCTTGACTCGTCCTTGCCAGAATATTTCTTCTGTTCATGAGTGCTTTATAGCATATGACCATAACAGTTATTTTACCATCCTCCCTCTTTTGTACGTCTCCTCTCTGCTATCTTGATGTGTCACATTCGAGAGGTTCATAGAACCATGCTGTAAAAGCAAAAGTAAATATGCATTACTCCATGCCCTACTTTCATCTTTGATTCTTTTTATTCTATGAATTCACTGATATTTGGAGAAATGCTGTATATACCCTGAAACTAGAAATAGACTATGAGGCTTTCCTTGTGTGATGCTTGATACATTGTGAAACTAGAAATAGCCTGTGAATCTTTCCTGTTAATGGCAGTCAAAtaatttgctcttgtgattCCTTTTCCGCCTTTATTCCTTCAGATGTGCTCTGGATGCAGAAGTGCTAAAATATGTTGGGGAGGCTTATCCAAAAGGTGTCTGTTCAGTTTACTGCACAAAGGGTAAAGATTTGGAGGGACCAGGATCTGATTTTGAGCTTGCAGTAGTTATTCAAGCTGCTAGAAATAGCCCACAAAATTTCTGGTCAGTGAAGCTCATAATTAACTATCAAGTAACTATGTCTCTTTCTTTGGCACTGCAATTCCATCTAAACAAAGCATGGTGGAACAATGCGCTCTCATCTTCAGTTTTCAATCAGTGAGATTAGTAATTAGCTTCTGAAATTAGTTATTAGTAGCTTACTTGTTGGTTTTGACATATTTGCAGCACTGGAAGTTGGCGCTCAGTCTGGAACATCGAGTTTAATGATGATATGCAAGTTCTTGAAATAAGAGGCCAAATGCAGGTATTTTGAGCTGGTTTCCCTCCTCCATTCCCACCTTCTTAATAGCGTCAGTTATCTGAATTTTGGGAAACATAACCCTTGTTCTTGTTTAGGTTGGTGCTCATTATTTTGAAGAGGGAAATGTGCAGTTAGATGCAAAGCATGAATGCAAAGATTCAACTATACTTCAGGTTAGAGGCTATCAACTCTTTGCTTGCTTAACCATTTTTAGTGCCCAACAATTTACGGACAAGATACCATGATGTGCTGAACTCATTGGCATTTGCATTTACTTCTTCCAGTCCCCTGAAGATAGTGCTATTTCAATAGCTAGTATAATTCGTCATCATGAGACAGAGTATCTTGGGTCTCTTGAGGTATGAGTAGGTTTGtttatgtgataaatttttaatttgatcagaatattgattttctaaaatccaTCAATACAGGCATCATATACCAATTTGCCGGACAACACCTTTAAGGTAATCATTTACTTTCCAAGGTACTTTATTAAAGATCTACTGGGTCATTTACACGGCATATTGACATATCTCAGCATGAGTTTGGTTTTCCCCTGAAGAAGAGTGGTGACTATTGAGTGACTCCGCAAATGCTTGCACCATATCTTCGATCATCTGCCTAATGATTCCTCATCCATTCCCTGTGATCCTTTGCTAGGTGTTTCCCTTTTACTGCTTTATTTTTGTAAAGATGACAGCTACCTGTTGTCGCATCCTTTCTCCTGGCTGATATGGTGCTTGTGcttgttttcatatttttggggAGGAATATGTAATTTTAGGTTAAAAAGTTTCTCCTTCTCTCGGACTCGAACAATATCTTATGAGGTTTTTTGGAAGTTGAATACACTTTCTTATAAGTTTTCCATCACTTCATTATTGTTTTGATGAAATGTGTGCAGGATCTACGGAGAAAGCTTCCAGTTACTCGCACCCTTTTCCCCTGGCATAATACCCTGCAGTTCAGTCTTACGAGAGATATCTCCAAAGAACTTGGAATTGAAAAGTGAAATTACAATAAGATGAGCCAAGATCCATTTGTTTGAGGTTCAAGGTAGAGGATACTTGTTCATCTGCTGGATTGAAGGCATTGAGTATGTACGATTACATATGGAACTTTTTGCCATGCCTTGCCTCTTCCATTTCCTCTGCactcttctttttggtttttgaatCTCGTGTTATCTTTTGGTGCCCCCATCTTTCTGTGTCCTTGTCAATCGCTGCTGTGCAGATTACACCTCTACTAGGAGTCTAGGAGTCCTCAGTTttggcaatttgttttttttgtgtgaCCATTTCTTTGAGCTCTGTATAGTGAGTTACGAGAGTTCTGGTCCTCATATGAGGTCAGTCGAGAATAGTCAGAAGAATGCTGTGACAAGTGAATTTAGTTCCCCACAAAAGTTGTGAAGCCAAATTTATTGGATTGAATTAACCTGAGTGAAGATCAATATATGTGCGTTCGTATATTGTGGCTTTGAGCTGCATTACCATCATAGCTTTTCCAGTTGATGGTTCTATCTATGTActgaaaactctctctctctctctctctctctctctctctatcatgATGGTTGCTAACTTGCTTTCTTAAATTAAAGCGAAGTAGGTCCTACCCAGCTTGTTGGTGAAGGTTTAACTTGGGACTTGGATGCTGTGACTAGCAGATAAGATAGAATGGTAAAAATGGCTGATCTTGCTCTTTTTTGCTCCACTGTAGCGGTCTTCTTTTTGCCTTCGACACTTGCATAGTTAGTTGAGGTTGCAAACCATATTTGTCTTGCAAATCTTGCCAATGCTTGCAATTATTGGGGACAAGATGGACTGCTCTGGAAGCTGCATATAATGTCAACCCAGTAGTTATGAGTCCTCTGTAAAGAAAGGCAAAATCAGCTTTTTTACTTGTGAACTTGATGAATCAAATGAAAACGAAAACCAAGAGAACTATTATTGTATCAATTAGAGATCTTCGAAAAGATCAAAGCATCCAcaggaggaaaaataaattagctTAACAGACTGCAATAGGATGAAAACACCCATAGAAGTGACGATCCGAGCCTAGAATATCTTTTAAAGGATCAATTGAGAACATGATGAAGTTCAGTTTCCTCCTTTGTGCTATTTTCCTCTCTGGGATGATGCAGTTTAGCCAAATCAGACACAAATGTGCTCCAGAAGGCATTGTCTTTTTAAGCCTGCAATATTTGTTTGGCTGAGTTGTTGTAAGTAATGCAATGACATAGCTTTGCCTTCTGTCGAAGCGCATCTCTGATGATAACAGCGAGATCGGTTGCTTACTGACCAGAGTTCTGCCTATCAATGTGCCTGAATTTGCGTTCCATTTATCAGAATTTTTCAGTTGATCTTTAACTTCTTTGATCACAGTGATGTCCAAATTATGTAGCTTTAACACAGGTACCCATtagtct contains:
- the LOC115752809 gene encoding F-actin-capping protein subunit alpha isoform X2, whose amino-acid sequence is MAEEEAPEVELSGKQKKEIAKWFLLNSPCGEIQYVAKDVRSVLNDDGAYDEAASEAFPTYNKAQMICLDLPRRMGEVLITSFGELEENRFLDPRTAQVGIVDHVKQVCTDVRPATDEELPSPYIEEFRCALDAEVLKYVGEAYPKGVCSVYCTKGKDLEGPGSDFELAVVIQAARNSPQNFCTGSWRSVWNIEFNDDMQVLEIRGQMQVGAHYFEEGNVQLDAKHECKDSTILQSPEDSAISIASIIRHHETEYLGSLEDLRRKLPVTRTLFPWHNTLQFSLTRDISKELGIEK
- the LOC115752808 gene encoding ATP-dependent Clp protease proteolytic subunit-related protein 3, chloroplastic translates to MAASLQVAMASLFPSSTSSPAGRRRRSVHDVRCSAINSKSSSKLPLPPINPKDPFLSKLASVAATSPESLLDRPVSSDTPPYLDLFDSPKLMATPAQVERSVSYNEHRPRRPPPDLPSLLLHGRIVYIGMPLVPAVTELVVAELMYLQWMDPKEPIYLYINSTGTTRDDGETVGMETEGFAIYDALMQLKNEIHTVAVGAAIGHACLLLASGSKGKRFMMPHAKAMIQQPRVPSSGLMPSSDVLIRAKEVITNRDTLVKLLAKHTGNSIETVATVMRRPYYMDATKAKEFGVIDKILWRGQEKIMADAAPPEDWDKNAGIKVVDGF
- the LOC115752809 gene encoding F-actin-capping protein subunit alpha isoform X1; this encodes MAEEEAPEVELSGKQKKEIAKWFLLNSPCGEIQYVAKDVRSVLNDDGAYDEAASEAFPTYNKAQMICLDLPRRMGEVLITSFGELEENRFLDPRTAQVGIVDHVKQVCTDVRPATDEELPSPYIEEFRCALDAEVLKYVGEAYPKGVCSVYCTKGKDLEGPGSDFELAVVIQAARNSPQNFCTGSWRSVWNIEFNDDMQVLEIRGQMQVGAHYFEEGNVQLDAKHECKDSTILQSPEDSAISIASIIRHHETEYLGSLEASYTNLPDNTFKDLRRKLPVTRTLFPWHNTLQFSLTRDISKELGIEK